The following are from one region of the Mycolicibacterium helvum genome:
- a CDS encoding AAA family ATPase, which produces MTHIAPSPPSTAESDAARAALLALRSEIGKAVVGQDAVVSGLVIALLCRGHVLLEGVPGVAKTLLVRAMSAALQLEFKRVQFTPDLMPGDVTGSLVYDAKTAAFVFREGPVFTNLMLADEINRTPPKTQAALLEAMEERQVSVDGEPRLLPDPFIVAATQNPIEYEGTYQLPEAQLDRFLLKLNVPLPPRDQEIAILSRHAGGFDPRDLSAIRPVAGPTELAAGRAAVKQVLVAAEVLGYIVDIVGATRNSPSLQLGVSPRGATALLGTARSWAWLSGRGYVTPDDVKAMARPTLRHRIGLRPEAELEGATPDGVLDGILATVPVPR; this is translated from the coding sequence GCGCAGCGAAATCGGTAAAGCCGTCGTGGGTCAGGACGCCGTGGTAAGCGGGCTGGTGATCGCCCTCTTGTGCAGGGGTCACGTTCTGCTGGAAGGCGTTCCGGGCGTGGCTAAGACGCTGCTGGTGCGAGCGATGTCCGCCGCTCTGCAGCTGGAATTCAAGCGCGTGCAGTTCACGCCCGACCTGATGCCCGGTGATGTCACCGGGTCGCTGGTGTATGACGCCAAGACCGCTGCGTTCGTCTTTCGTGAGGGACCGGTGTTCACCAACCTCATGCTGGCCGACGAGATCAACCGAACTCCACCGAAAACCCAAGCGGCCCTGCTCGAAGCGATGGAGGAACGCCAGGTCAGTGTCGACGGCGAGCCTAGGCTGCTCCCGGATCCGTTCATCGTGGCCGCCACCCAGAACCCGATCGAGTACGAGGGCACCTATCAACTGCCCGAGGCGCAGCTGGACCGTTTCCTGCTGAAGCTGAACGTACCTCTGCCGCCGCGTGATCAGGAGATCGCGATCCTGTCCCGGCATGCCGGCGGGTTTGATCCGCGCGACCTGAGTGCGATCCGCCCAGTGGCCGGCCCGACCGAACTGGCCGCGGGCCGTGCGGCGGTGAAGCAGGTACTGGTCGCCGCGGAGGTGCTTGGCTACATCGTCGATATCGTCGGCGCGACAAGGAATTCGCCGTCCCTGCAGCTCGGGGTGTCGCCACGCGGTGCCACGGCACTGCTGGGGACGGCACGGTCGTGGGCGTGGCTGTCGGGCCGCGGCTACGTCACCCCGGACGACGTCAAGGCCATGGCCCGGCCGACGCTGCGCCACCGGATCGGGTTACGCCCGGAAGCCGAACTCGAAGGAGCGACACCCGACGGCGTGCTCGACGGCATCCTGGCCACGGTGCCGGTGCCACGCTAG
- a CDS encoding RDD family protein, producing MVSETVVTGDAVVLDVQIAQLPVRAVSALIDIAVMIIGYIIGVILWATTITQFDEALSAAVLIIFTVLVIVGYPVAFETATRGRTLGKMAMGLRVVSDDGGPERFRQALFRALAGFVEIWMLTGGPAVICSLISPRGKRIGDVFAGTVVISERGPKLPPPPVMPPALTWWASSLELSALTPEQAELARQFLARAPQLAPDVRNEMAYRIAGDIASRISPPPPPGVPPQYVLAAVLAERHRRELARLRPSGPAAPPNFSVPPPSYPAVSPSSYPAVPPPVAPAPTPPTDGFVPPS from the coding sequence ATGGTGTCCGAGACCGTGGTGACGGGGGACGCGGTCGTCCTCGATGTACAGATCGCGCAGCTGCCGGTGCGGGCCGTGAGTGCGCTGATCGATATCGCCGTCATGATCATCGGCTACATCATCGGCGTGATTCTGTGGGCAACCACGATCACCCAGTTCGACGAGGCGCTGTCCGCCGCGGTCCTGATCATCTTCACTGTGCTGGTGATCGTCGGCTACCCCGTAGCGTTCGAAACCGCCACCCGCGGAAGAACGCTCGGCAAAATGGCCATGGGCCTTCGCGTGGTGTCCGACGACGGCGGCCCGGAACGGTTCCGGCAGGCCCTGTTTCGCGCCCTTGCCGGGTTCGTGGAGATCTGGATGCTGACGGGCGGCCCCGCCGTGATCTGCAGCCTTATCTCGCCGCGCGGCAAGCGCATCGGCGATGTGTTCGCCGGCACCGTGGTGATCAGCGAGCGAGGCCCGAAGTTGCCGCCTCCGCCGGTGATGCCGCCCGCACTTACCTGGTGGGCGTCGTCGCTGGAGTTGTCCGCGCTGACGCCGGAACAGGCTGAGCTGGCACGCCAATTCCTCGCTCGAGCACCGCAATTGGCGCCCGATGTGCGTAACGAGATGGCGTACCGGATCGCTGGCGATATCGCCAGCCGGATTTCACCACCACCGCCGCCAGGCGTCCCACCGCAGTACGTACTCGCGGCCGTACTCGCCGAGCGGCACCGCCGCGAACTGGCCCGGCTGCGCCCGTCCGGGCCGGCCGCGCCGCCGAACTTTTCGGTGCCCCCGCCGTCGTATCCGGCGGTCTCGCCGTCGTCCTACCCGGCGGTCCCGCCGCCCGTCGCGCCTGCGCCCACGCCGCCTACGGACGGGTTCGTGCCACCGAGCTAG
- a CDS encoding stage II sporulation protein M, with protein MDVDAFVLAHQDTWKRLEELVKRRRRLSGAEVDELVELYQRVSTHLSMVRSASSDSVLVGRLSSLVARARAAVTGAHAPMWHEFARFWTVSFPVVAYRAWRWWLATAVLFFAVVVIIGIWVGGSHEVQSALSTPEEIEHLVNHDFASYYSENPAGSFALRVWVNNSWVAAQCIAYAILLGIPIPWVLFQNAANLGVIGGLMVDAGKGDVLFGLLIPHGLLELTAVFLAGAVGMRLGWTVISPGDRPRGQVLAEQGRAVVAAAVGLAGVLLVSGLLEALVTPSPLPTLVRIGIGVAAEVAFLSYVVYFGRKAIRAGETGDVEDAPDVVPTG; from the coding sequence ATGGACGTCGACGCTTTCGTGCTGGCTCACCAGGACACCTGGAAGCGGCTCGAGGAGCTGGTGAAGCGGCGCCGCCGGCTGTCCGGTGCCGAGGTGGACGAACTCGTCGAGCTCTACCAGCGGGTCTCCACCCATCTGTCGATGGTCCGCTCGGCCTCGTCGGACTCCGTTCTGGTCGGGCGGCTGTCCAGCCTGGTGGCCCGCGCTCGGGCCGCTGTGACCGGCGCGCACGCCCCGATGTGGCATGAGTTCGCCCGATTCTGGACGGTCTCGTTCCCGGTGGTGGCCTACCGGGCGTGGCGGTGGTGGTTGGCCACGGCTGTCCTCTTCTTCGCGGTGGTGGTGATCATCGGCATCTGGGTCGGCGGCAGCCACGAGGTGCAGTCGGCGCTGAGCACGCCCGAGGAAATCGAGCATCTGGTCAATCACGACTTCGCCTCGTACTACAGCGAGAACCCGGCCGGCTCGTTCGCGTTGCGGGTATGGGTGAACAACTCGTGGGTGGCCGCCCAGTGCATCGCGTATGCGATTCTCCTGGGCATCCCGATCCCGTGGGTGCTGTTTCAGAACGCCGCCAACCTCGGCGTCATCGGCGGGCTGATGGTCGACGCAGGCAAGGGCGACGTGCTGTTCGGGCTGCTGATTCCGCACGGGTTGCTGGAGCTGACGGCGGTGTTCCTGGCCGGGGCGGTCGGCATGCGGCTGGGCTGGACAGTGATCTCACCAGGTGATCGGCCTCGCGGCCAGGTGCTTGCCGAGCAGGGCCGGGCAGTGGTGGCAGCCGCGGTGGGGCTGGCCGGCGTGTTGCTCGTGTCGGGGTTGCTTGAAGCGTTGGTGACGCCGTCGCCGCTGCCGACCCTCGTTCGGATCGGTATCGGGGTGGCCGCCGAGGTCGCGTTCCTCTCCTATGTCGTCTATTTCGGCCGTAAAGCCATCCGCGCGGGGGAGACCGGAGACGTCGAGGATGCCCCCGACGTCGTGCCCACCGGATAG
- a CDS encoding DUF58 domain-containing protein: MVLTGRTGLIALLGVLPIALSPWPATTFVVLLLVLLLVVVIDVALAGSPRALGLTRAGDTSARLGQPVDAVLRVHNAGARRFRGALRDAWPPSACAEPRAHTLGVRADETVTVTTLLRPVRRGDLRSEGVTVRSIGPLGLAGRQGSHPVAGQVRILPPFLSRKHLPSRLARLREIDGLLPVLIRGQGTEFDSLREYVVGDDVRSIDWRATARRADVVVRTWRPERDRRVVIVLDTGRTSAGRVGVDPTARDPGGWPRLDWSMDAALLLAALAARAGDHVDFLAHDRLTRAAVFGASRTELLAQLVEAMAPLEPALIESDATAMVAAVQRRVRRTALVVLLTDLNSSALDEGLLPVLPQLSAKHKVIVAAVSDPRVDELAVGRADAAQVYDAAAAERARNDRRTIASRLRHKGVEVVDAPPEELAPALADRYLAMKATGRL; this comes from the coding sequence GTGGTCCTCACCGGACGCACCGGCCTCATCGCCCTGTTGGGCGTGCTTCCGATTGCGCTGTCACCCTGGCCTGCAACGACTTTCGTTGTTCTGCTGCTGGTGTTGCTGCTGGTGGTGGTCATCGACGTGGCATTGGCGGGCAGCCCACGTGCGCTGGGTTTGACTCGGGCCGGTGACACGTCGGCACGTCTGGGTCAACCCGTGGACGCCGTCCTGCGTGTCCACAATGCCGGCGCCCGCCGGTTCCGCGGCGCCCTTCGCGATGCCTGGCCACCAAGCGCCTGTGCCGAACCCCGCGCACATACCCTCGGTGTTCGCGCCGATGAAACCGTCACCGTCACAACGCTGCTGCGGCCGGTTCGCCGTGGCGACCTGCGTTCTGAGGGCGTGACCGTCCGCTCGATCGGGCCACTCGGCCTGGCGGGCCGGCAGGGGTCGCACCCCGTCGCCGGACAGGTACGCATCCTGCCGCCGTTCTTGTCGCGTAAACATCTGCCGTCCCGGCTAGCCCGGTTGCGTGAGATCGACGGGCTGCTGCCCGTACTGATCCGAGGCCAGGGCACCGAATTCGATTCGCTGCGTGAATACGTCGTGGGCGATGACGTCCGCTCGATCGACTGGCGGGCCACTGCGCGTCGCGCCGATGTGGTGGTCCGTACCTGGCGACCCGAACGCGACCGGCGGGTGGTGATCGTGCTCGACACCGGCCGCACCTCGGCGGGCCGGGTGGGCGTGGATCCCACCGCCCGCGACCCGGGTGGCTGGCCGCGGCTGGACTGGTCGATGGACGCCGCACTGCTGCTGGCCGCACTGGCCGCGCGCGCCGGCGACCACGTCGACTTCCTCGCGCACGACCGGCTCACCCGCGCAGCGGTGTTCGGCGCCTCCCGCACCGAGCTGCTGGCCCAGTTGGTCGAGGCGATGGCGCCGTTGGAGCCGGCGCTGATCGAATCGGATGCGACCGCGATGGTGGCCGCCGTACAGCGACGGGTGCGCCGCACCGCACTGGTGGTGCTGCTGACCGACCTCAACTCTTCGGCTCTCGACGAGGGCCTACTGCCGGTGTTGCCGCAACTGTCGGCTAAACACAAGGTGATCGTGGCGGCAGTATCCGATCCGCGCGTCGACGAACTCGCGGTCGGCCGCGCGGACGCCGCCCAGGTCTACGACGCGGCGGCAGCCGAGCGCGCACGCAATGATCGCCGGACCATCGCCAGCCGGCTACGGCACAAGGGTGTCGAGGTCGTCGACGCTCCGCCGGAAGAGCTGGCGCCGGCCCTGGCCGACCGCTACCTGGCGATGAAGGCCACCGGCCGCCTCTAG